The segment AAAACGTGCCTCATCGGGAAATTTTCCGAAGAGAAGATCGTGCTCCACCTGGTCCAGCGTAAGACTTTTTTGCCCCAGGCTATGTTTTTGTTTATCAAAAAAACCTTCTATTTCAAGAGGGGAAGCTACAGGATAATTCTGCACTATTCCGTTTATAACGGCCAGATTGTATGCATTGATCCAAAAAGCTTTGTACTCAGCGGGATTTTCAGAAGAGACCGAAGCTTTTTTTGCTTCAGCCAACAATTCATTTAATGCTTTGGGATTCTGCTGAATTTCTGCGTACTTTACCTTGCCGTTTTGCACGTATTGCTGAAAGAAATCATCGGCAAGATCAAAAAAACGGTCGGTGCTTTGAGCTGAAAGATCAGCTGTAAAAAGGCAGAGAAAAATAATAAGGTACTTCATCATAAATTTCAACATTCAGAAAAAATTCTGATACCTCAGTCAATGCAAAAGATCAGTAATTTTCTAAGTCTCCTAAATTAAACATTATGGAGCATATTGTCATCATAGGCAACGGAATTTCAGGAATAACGGCCGCACGGCATATCAGGAAGTTTTCAGAAAAAAGAATAACCGTAATTTCCGGTGAAAGCGATCATTTTTTCTCAAGGACTGCTCTTATGTATGTTTACATGGGACATATGAAGTGGGAAAATTTAAAGCCGTACGAGGATTGGTTTTGGGAAGAAAACAGGATCGAACTTAAGAAAGCCTGGGTGGAGAAAATTGATTTTGAAGAGAAAAAGCTGCATTTCTCCATAGATGAGCCAATAAAATATGACAAACTGGTGCTCGCTACCAGCTCCTGTTACAATAAGTTTGGTTGGGAAGGGCAGGATCTTAAAGGAGTACAGGGACTGGTAACTTTACAGGACCTGGACCAGCTGGAACAGGACACGGCAAATTGTAAGAAAGCGGTTATTGTGGGCGGCGGACTCATAGGAGTGGAACTGGCAGAAATGCTGAGGACCCGGAAAATTGAAGTAACGATGCTTGTCCGCGAAAGCGGATTTTGGGGAAATGTTCTTCCGGAAAAAGATGCCGAAATGATTTCCAGGCACATTGAAAGTCACGGCGTGGAAGTGAGACAT is part of the Antarcticibacterium sp. 1MA-6-2 genome and harbors:
- a CDS encoding DUF547 domain-containing protein; protein product: MMKYLIIFLCLFTADLSAQSTDRFFDLADDFFQQYVQNGKVKYAEIQQNPKALNELLAEAKKASVSSENPAEYKAFWINAYNLAVINGIVQNYPVASPLEIEGFFDKQKHSLGQKSLTLDQVEHDLLFGKFPDEARFHFVLVCAAKGCPEIIPAAYRPEILEDQLQKQTEAALNSLEFVKVRGDKLSLSELMKWYSDDFTRGGKTLIQYINQFRKVKLDKDLSVDFYKYNWDLNDF